From a single Amphiprion ocellaris isolate individual 3 ecotype Okinawa chromosome 18, ASM2253959v1, whole genome shotgun sequence genomic region:
- the si:dkey-191m6.4 gene encoding rho GTPase-activating protein 22 isoform X2, with protein sequence MGPVCCKPDRLKKQHLQGGTGDKDRAPISHESFLLMANSQTDMDDWVKAIRRVIWAPFGGGIFGQRLEDTVQYEKKFGPRLAPLLVEQCVDFIRERGLDEEGLFRMPGQANLVKELQEAFDCGDKPLFDSNTDVHTVASLLKLYLRELPEPVIPFSKYEDFLTCAQLLAKDEEEGVQELEKQVSTLPLPNYNLLKYICKFLDEVQSHCNENKMSVQNLATVFGPNILRPKMEDPVTIMEGTSLVQHLMTVLIREHNRLYSGRDQEGPALPQTELPIQGHQLQHRSLGAWISEEDLQTCPISNPDQELHSSASSLDAKLCAAVTPTQTPNPNTGPKLGSPSGKGETVVSPSKQAKTIPSWKYSFKSSSAPRSQQQAKQSSGGGSVADATSVSSGGGGGGSGGNWLMNGLSSLRGHRRTSSGERSARDRDSTGSSQRLSTYDNVTSSSSMGSVPSVSSTPWSTSSCEISVPDSGSEPSPHQNCRGAVEGGEKGEWMEGQRDIDRGRDGGMTTEPSSEQDSCEAMELCSSSAVCSENGNVAMAAGVPSIIMSEDGDGTNLTLSSLVEGLKEELRKQKTSYEARIQKLEESSAALCAQMERLEQEMEQERKKQRMLEIKLRNSERAREDAENRNRLLEKEMEDFFSTLGDLALGARTSDI encoded by the exons GGATCTTTGGCCAGCGTCTAGAGGACACGGTGCAGTACGAGAAGAAGTTTGGCCCCCGCCTGGCTCCTCTGCTGGTGGAGCAGTGTGTGGACTTCATCAGAGAGAGGGGTCTGGATGAGGAGGGTCTCTTCAGGATGCCGGGACAGGCCAACCTCGtcaaagagctgcaggaggcCTTCGACTGCGGGGACAAGCCTTTGTTTGACAG TAACACAGACGTCCACACGGTGGCATCCTTGCTGAAGTTGTACCTCCGAGAGCTGCCTGAACCAGTGATCCCCTTCTCCAAATATGAAGACTTCCTGACCTGTGCGCAGCTTTTGGCcaaagatgaggaggag GGGGTCCAGGAGCTTGAAAAGCAAGTTAGCACTCTACCTCTACCTAACTACAATCTCCTCAAGTACATATGCAA ATTCCTTGATGAGGTCCAGTCCCATTGTAATGAGAACAAGATGAGTGTCCAGAACCTCGCCACAGTATTTGGACCAAATATCCTTCGACCTAAGATGGAGGACCCAGTCACTATCATGGAAG GTACATCTCTGGTCCAGCACCTGATGACTGTCCTCATTAGGGAACACAACCGTTTGTACTCAGGGAGGGACCAGGAAGGGCCGGCTCTACCCCAAACTGAGCTCCCGATCCAGGGGCATCAGCTCCAACATCGCAGCTTGGGAGCTTGGATCTCTGAAGAGGACCTGCAGACCTGCCCCATCTCCAACCCCGATCAAGAACTGCACAGCAGCGCGTCGTCGCTAGATGCCAAACTGTGTGCAGCTGTCACTCCCACCCAGACCCCCAATCCAAACACAGGACCAAAACTTGGGTCTCCATCAGGGAAGGGCGAGACAGTGGTCAGCCCAAGCAAACAAGCCAAGACAATACCTTCCTGGAAATACTCATTCAAAAGCTCCTCAGCACCTCGTTCCcagcagcaggctaagcagagCAGCGGTGGCGGCTCAGTGGCAGATGCAACCAGTGTGTCTTcgggtggtggaggaggtggaagtGGAGGTAACTGGCTCATGAATGGTTTGTCCTCCTTGAGGGGACACCGGCGCACATCTTCAGGTGAGCGTTCTGCTCGTGACCGCGACTCCACCGGCTCGTCTCAGAGGCTCTCCACCTATGACAATGTCACCTCTTCCTCCAGCATGGGCAGCGTTCCAAGTGTATCCAGCACACCGTGGTCCACGTCCTCCTGTGAAATTTCCGTCCCCGACTCCGGAAGCGAGCCGTCGCCACATCAGAACTGTCGAGGTGCGGTAGAGGGTGGAGAAAAGGGGGAGTGGATGGAAGGCCAGAGAGATATTGACAGAGGAAGGGACGGAGGGATGACGACGGAGCCGAGCTCTGAGCAGGACAGTTGTGAGGCCATGgagctgtgcagcagcagtgcaGTCTGCAGCGAGAATGGAAACGTGGCCATGGCTGCCGGGGTGCCGTCCATCATCATGTCTGAAGATGGAGATGGGACAAACCTAACACTAAGTAGCCTGGTGGAGGGACTGAAGGAAGAGTTGAGAAAACAGAAGACTTCATATGAGGCCAGGATCCAAAA ACTGGAGGAGTCCAGCGCTGCTCTCTGTGCCCAGATGGAGCGTTTGGAACAAGAGATGGAGCAGGAGAGGAAGAAACAACGTATGCTGGAGATCAAACTACGAAACTCCGAGCGGGCACGGGAGGATGCCGAGAACCGCAACCGGCTGCTGGAGAAGGAAATGGAGGATTTCTTTTCCACACTGGGGGATCTGGCCCTGGGTGCGAGGACTAGTGACATTTGA
- the si:dkey-191m6.4 gene encoding rho GTPase-activating protein 22 isoform X3 yields MPEPGWMKLVKCGLDMYERRSLLLCSSCSVNYYDYCELSANCDCCSQSAGIFGQRLEDTVQYEKKFGPRLAPLLVEQCVDFIRERGLDEEGLFRMPGQANLVKELQEAFDCGDKPLFDSNTDVHTVASLLKLYLRELPEPVIPFSKYEDFLTCAQLLAKDEEEGVQELEKQVSTLPLPNYNLLKYICKFLDEVQSHCNENKMSVQNLATVFGPNILRPKMEDPVTIMEGTSLVQHLMTVLIREHNRLYSGRDQEGPALPQTELPIQGHQLQHRSLGAWISEEDLQTCPISNPDQELHSSASSLDAKLCAAVTPTQTPNPNTGPKLGSPSGKGETVVSPSKQAKTIPSWKYSFKSSSAPRSQQQAKQSSGGGSVADATSVSSGGGGGGSGGNWLMNGLSSLRGHRRTSSGERSARDRDSTGSSQRLSTYDNVTSSSSMGSVPSVSSTPWSTSSCEISVPDSGSEPSPHQNCRGAVEGGEKGEWMEGQRDIDRGRDGGMTTEPSSEQDSCEAMELCSSSAVCSENGNVAMAAGVPSIIMSEDGDGTNLTLSSLVEGLKEELRKQKTSYEARIQKLEESSAALCAQMERLEQEMEQERKKQRMLEIKLRNSERAREDAENRNRLLEKEMEDFFSTLGDLALGARTSDI; encoded by the exons GGATCTTTGGCCAGCGTCTAGAGGACACGGTGCAGTACGAGAAGAAGTTTGGCCCCCGCCTGGCTCCTCTGCTGGTGGAGCAGTGTGTGGACTTCATCAGAGAGAGGGGTCTGGATGAGGAGGGTCTCTTCAGGATGCCGGGACAGGCCAACCTCGtcaaagagctgcaggaggcCTTCGACTGCGGGGACAAGCCTTTGTTTGACAG TAACACAGACGTCCACACGGTGGCATCCTTGCTGAAGTTGTACCTCCGAGAGCTGCCTGAACCAGTGATCCCCTTCTCCAAATATGAAGACTTCCTGACCTGTGCGCAGCTTTTGGCcaaagatgaggaggag GGGGTCCAGGAGCTTGAAAAGCAAGTTAGCACTCTACCTCTACCTAACTACAATCTCCTCAAGTACATATGCAA ATTCCTTGATGAGGTCCAGTCCCATTGTAATGAGAACAAGATGAGTGTCCAGAACCTCGCCACAGTATTTGGACCAAATATCCTTCGACCTAAGATGGAGGACCCAGTCACTATCATGGAAG GTACATCTCTGGTCCAGCACCTGATGACTGTCCTCATTAGGGAACACAACCGTTTGTACTCAGGGAGGGACCAGGAAGGGCCGGCTCTACCCCAAACTGAGCTCCCGATCCAGGGGCATCAGCTCCAACATCGCAGCTTGGGAGCTTGGATCTCTGAAGAGGACCTGCAGACCTGCCCCATCTCCAACCCCGATCAAGAACTGCACAGCAGCGCGTCGTCGCTAGATGCCAAACTGTGTGCAGCTGTCACTCCCACCCAGACCCCCAATCCAAACACAGGACCAAAACTTGGGTCTCCATCAGGGAAGGGCGAGACAGTGGTCAGCCCAAGCAAACAAGCCAAGACAATACCTTCCTGGAAATACTCATTCAAAAGCTCCTCAGCACCTCGTTCCcagcagcaggctaagcagagCAGCGGTGGCGGCTCAGTGGCAGATGCAACCAGTGTGTCTTcgggtggtggaggaggtggaagtGGAGGTAACTGGCTCATGAATGGTTTGTCCTCCTTGAGGGGACACCGGCGCACATCTTCAGGTGAGCGTTCTGCTCGTGACCGCGACTCCACCGGCTCGTCTCAGAGGCTCTCCACCTATGACAATGTCACCTCTTCCTCCAGCATGGGCAGCGTTCCAAGTGTATCCAGCACACCGTGGTCCACGTCCTCCTGTGAAATTTCCGTCCCCGACTCCGGAAGCGAGCCGTCGCCACATCAGAACTGTCGAGGTGCGGTAGAGGGTGGAGAAAAGGGGGAGTGGATGGAAGGCCAGAGAGATATTGACAGAGGAAGGGACGGAGGGATGACGACGGAGCCGAGCTCTGAGCAGGACAGTTGTGAGGCCATGgagctgtgcagcagcagtgcaGTCTGCAGCGAGAATGGAAACGTGGCCATGGCTGCCGGGGTGCCGTCCATCATCATGTCTGAAGATGGAGATGGGACAAACCTAACACTAAGTAGCCTGGTGGAGGGACTGAAGGAAGAGTTGAGAAAACAGAAGACTTCATATGAGGCCAGGATCCAAAA ACTGGAGGAGTCCAGCGCTGCTCTCTGTGCCCAGATGGAGCGTTTGGAACAAGAGATGGAGCAGGAGAGGAAGAAACAACGTATGCTGGAGATCAAACTACGAAACTCCGAGCGGGCACGGGAGGATGCCGAGAACCGCAACCGGCTGCTGGAGAAGGAAATGGAGGATTTCTTTTCCACACTGGGGGATCTGGCCCTGGGTGCGAGGACTAGTGACATTTGA